The sequence TACTCTTTTTAGCCGGTTTTTTTTGAATAGTGGTCATTGCGAATAATTCCCATATCGTTAATTGAATAGTTAATTTAAAAATACGCCTACGTCGCCAATGTATTTAATTAAATGGCTTCAATTACTAGTTTGACGAGTTCTTTCCCAGAAAAATCCCGTAACTCCGGCAACTTGAGAGATAAATAATAAGGCAGATAATAATAATTTCGGTTGAGGTGTTGGTTGCGACAGCGGATACTTTAATAAATTTAAGTAAAATGAAATGGGTTCGACTTTAATTTCCCTATGGGCACGTTTAGCACGAACTTGATGAAAGCAGAAAGCACCGCGCCCGTAAAAAAAGTGTTGTTTCCAATAGCTTGATAACGTCAATTTGTGGGCGTGATAAACTTCAACTTCCGGTGCGTAAACCATTTTTTTGCCGTATTGCAGCCAGCGATCGCACAATTCCCTGTCTTCTGCTGCGGCTCTTGGATAGGTTGTATCGAAGCCACCGATGTTATCAAAGAGTTTTGTTGATACGGCAATATTATTAGAGGCGAAGAAGGTTGCTTTTTGAGGGTTCTTGTTGTAATAGCTGTAGAGGTAGTTAATCAATTCCTGAGATGCGGTAGAAAATGGATTATCGGCAAGTATATTGATGGTTTTTCCTCCAATCAAGCAATCGGGGGCATTGACAAATTTATCTGCTAATGTTTTTAACCAGTCTTGTGCTGGTTTACAATCATCATCAGTAAAGGCAAGAAACTCTCCTTTCGCTTGTTTAGCACCTGTATTGCGAGCAGTTGCAGGACCAGCATTTTCTTGTTTAAGTAATGTAATTTCTAACTGATGTTTGAAAGGTTCTACGACTGATTCGAGTGAAATTTTACTACCATCATCAACTACCACAACTTCAAAGCAATCGCGGGGATATTCTAATTTGGTCAATGATTCCAGGCAATCTGATAATCTTTCAGGACGATTGTAAGTAGGAATTACGATAGATATAAATGGTGTATTGATTCTCAAGTTATTCATGTGTTTTTTATGGTTTATCGATGATTTATATTTTCAGATTTAATTAGATTTATGACGTAATTGTTTGATATTTAGTAAGACTTCTGCTGCCGATTGTCTTCCTCCAGGAAATACAAACCAAAAGCAAATATAAATAATAGAAAATATAATTAAACTTACAAATAAATTAACTATCAAATTATCAAAGCTAAGCAAAAATTGTTTGCATAGATATAAGACAAATGCAGCACTAATAGAAGAAAATGCTGGACAACTTACTGCGGTAAGAAAATCTGTTGCTGTCAAAGGTGATGTTTTCAAACAAAATGCCACCGATGGATAAGTCAATAAACATATTGCGGTAGTGTAGCCAGCCCCAACCCCAAAAGCTCCCCATTGAGAACCAATTACCACTGCTAAAATTACTACTGGTGTGTGAATCAGCCCCCAACGGAACTGCTGCTGAGTTTGTCCTGCTGATATATAAAGCCATTTCGTCACTCGGTACATACTGCCAACGAATACCGCAATGCATAAGACTCGAAACAGGGGAACAGCTTCCAACCATTGATTCCCTAAGAGTAATAGCAGCAGCTTACGAGCTTCTACAAAGGAAAAAGCTAAAGCTGGCATACATAAACCAAACAGCAACATTAAGACTTTACGACAGTAACTGCGATATAAATTTTGATCGTGGAGAGTACGGCTAAAGCTGGAAACAGCAACATCAAAAAGTGAGAAGTAAACCTGTTGAAAAGGAAAATAAGACCATTTATAAGCAACTTGATAAAAACCTAGAGCAGTTGCTCCACTTAAATAACCTATGAGTATTCGGTCTAATTGCATACCAATACGCATCAG comes from Rivularia sp. PCC 7116 and encodes:
- a CDS encoding glycosyltransferase family 2 protein, giving the protein MNNLRINTPFISIVIPTYNRPERLSDCLESLTKLEYPRDCFEVVVVDDGSKISLESVVEPFKHQLEITLLKQENAGPATARNTGAKQAKGEFLAFTDDDCKPAQDWLKTLADKFVNAPDCLIGGKTINILADNPFSTASQELINYLYSYYNKNPQKATFFASNNIAVSTKLFDNIGGFDTTYPRAAAEDRELCDRWLQYGKKMVYAPEVEVYHAHKLTLSSYWKQHFFYGRGAFCFHQVRAKRAHREIKVEPISFYLNLLKYPLSQPTPQPKLLLSALLFISQVAGVTGFFWERTRQTSN
- a CDS encoding lipopolysaccharide biosynthesis protein, translating into MKNYRHLNTDNLRADLKRRSLLSGLISFAAQPIKLALGIGSTAILARILTPADFGLVAMVAPLLSLADSLSNFGLETATVQREELDNQQLSASFWLSLKINAVVVALMVIMAWILANFYGEEELIGITLLITLGFAAVCLTFVHKSLLKRQMRFGILTTIEVVSLILAAAIAIVAAYEGWGYLALVLQLVVMQLVQSIGYLIICPWLPEKQIKKHTNNHRDSNLQAILSYGAHLTGFRFLMRIGMQLDRILIGYLSGATALGFYQVAYKWSYFPFQQVYFSLFDVAVSSFSRTLHDQNLYRSYCRKVLMLLFGLCMPALAFSFVEARKLLLLLLGNQWLEAVPLFRVLCIAVFVGSMYRVTKWLYISAGQTQQQFRWGLIHTPVVILAVVIGSQWGAFGVGAGYTTAICLLTYPSVAFCLKTSPLTATDFLTAVSCPAFSSISAAFVLYLCKQFLLSFDNLIVNLFVSLIIFSIIYICFWFVFPGGRQSAAEVLLNIKQLRHKSN